In a single window of the Antedon mediterranea chromosome 1, ecAntMedi1.1, whole genome shotgun sequence genome:
- the LOC140060524 gene encoding double-stranded RNA-binding protein Staufen homolog 2-like isoform X1, with amino-acid sequence MSQFLGTKQTSQAIHHVNNSIMLSNHTTPATVNTVLPGQATPDNNSSVLQGPTEMAAAATRPAASPTSLSTNLTEASKDVVVPTEMGPQMANPKEKTPMCLLNELARFNRLQPKYELTDQTGPPHLKVFRVQLCLGDKKYEATGSSIKKAQHEAAKQALMESTLPKPLPRPPSSRPHKFNPNPDALTATVLLNGYSMKKGVPINYSTVPSTQIDGGGGVQSHVYPYTPSHHQQQVYYSSYRHPHPRGVYRHPPRTFSVVLNIASKEYTGEGRNMKEAKQNAATKALHDLKEAGEDVTTLTKDQATSTASCDVQTETAVASCEVAEPGKSEISLVYELAHPHNLNVQFEVLDESGPAHMKKFRMKCTCGDFVCEGEGLSKKQAKHIAANAMLKKLCTLPRVTTLYRPRPRFPKKSKKTKSISKAAATSPELNAALNPISRLVQILQKQEKKVEAMFSVIQEKKLPVRRREFTIQCMAGPHKCTGVGPTKKTAKKAAAEEMLRLMGYESEQVPSVRPALKKASAETGTKDEKADRKVTFAADAKAGRSHGLVPGLLPMLPGMTSPGFAGINRVPPVSSNNKQSQTTAVIARELLTNGHSETAAELIKAGKSHTIGLDEDAKLVRPKTQLEYLGQLQGLGVHFQDFPKSNKSEFMSLVSVTTSPKLVAHGSGPTTEASHDAASMTALKLLSEMDKQHEMP; translated from the exons ATGTCTCAATTCCTTGGAACCAAGCAGACAAGCCAGGCAATACACCATGTTAATAACAGCATAATGTTGTCCAATCATACAACACCTGCTACTGTTAACACAGTGTTGCCAGGACAGGCAACACCAGACAACAACAGTTCAGTGTTGCAAGGTCCGACCGAGATGGCTGCGGCAGCCACTCGGCCTGCTGCGAGTCCAACAAGTTTGAGCACCAACCTCACAGAAGCAAGCAAAGATGTTGTT GTTCCAACTGAGATGGGTCCTCAGATGGCAAACCCCAAAGAGAAGACGCCTATGTGCCTTCTAAACGAACTAGCCCGCTTTAACCGGCTTCAACCAAAGTACGAACTAACAGACCAAACAGGACCTCCACACTTAAAAGTCTTCAGAGTACAACTATGTCTTGGTGATAAGAAATATGAAGCCACTGGTTCAAGTATTAAAAAAGCTCAGCACGAAGCAGCCAAACAAGCTTTGATGGAATCAACTCTTCCGAAACCATTGCCCAGACCGCCTTCCTCGCGCCCTCACAAGTTCAATCCAAACCCGGATGCGTTGACTGCCACCGTGTTACTGAATGGATACAGCATGAAGAAAGGTGTACCCATTAATTATTCAACTGTGCCATCCACGCAAATCGATGGCGGTGGCGGTGTTCAATCACATGTCTATCCATATACACCTTCGCATCATCAGCAGCAGGTGTACTATTCCAGCTATCGTCATCCACATCCACGCGGTGTATACAG GCATCCTCCACGCACATTTAGCGTTGTTTTAAACATAGCCAGTAAAGAATATACTGGAGAGGGCCGAAACATGAAAGAAGCCAAACAGAATGCTGCTACCAAGGCCTTGCATGACCTTAAAGAAGCTGGAGAAGATGTCACAACTCTTACTAAAGACCAG gcTACAAGCACGGCATCCTGTGATGTGCAGACTGAAACAGCTGTTG cttcATGTGAAGTAGCTGAACCAGGGAAGTCTGAGATCAGTCTAGTCTATGAACTTGCTCACCCACATAATCTCAATGTACAGTTTGAA GTACTTGACGAGTCTGGTCCCGCACACATGAAAAAGTTTAGGATGAAGTGTACCTGCGGTGATTTTGTATGTGAAGGAGAAGGGCTGTCAAAGAAACAGGCCAAGCACATTGCAGCAAATGCTATGCTAAAGAAGCTATGCACTCTACCAAGGGTAACAACTCTGTACAGGCCTAGGCCACGCTTTCCAAAGAAAAGCAAGAAAACCAAGTCTATTTCTAAA GCTGCTGCTACAAGTCCTGAGCTAAATGCTGCCCTCAATCCCATCAGCCGACTTGTCCAGATTCTTCAGAAACAAGAGAAGAAAGTAGAGGCCATGTTTTCAGTGATTCAAGAAAAAAAGTTGCCTGTTAGAAGACGAGAGTTCACAATTCAG TGTATGGCTGGCCCTCACAAGTGCACAGGTGTGGGACCAACCAAAAAAACAGCCAAGAAAGCTGCGGCAGAGGAAATGCTGAGACTTATGGGATACGAAAGCGAACAAGTGCCAAGTGTCCGGCCAGCACTGAAGAAGGCATCAGCAGAAACAGGG ACAAAAGATGAAAAAGCAGACAGGAAAGTTACATTTGCTGCAGATGCAAAAG CAGGACGATCCCATGGGCTTGTACCAGGACTGCTTCCAATGTTACCTGGAATGACCTCGCCAGGATTTGCAG gtaTTAACCGTGTACCGCCAGTATCATCCAACAACAAGCAGTCGCAGACGACCGCAGTGATCGCACGTGAACTGCTGACAAACGGACACTCTGAGACGGCGGCAGAACTAATCAAAGCTGGTAAATCACATACTATAGGCTTAGATGAAGACGCAAAGTTGGTGCGCCCTAAAACTCAGCTAGAATATTTAGGTCAACTTCAAGGACTAGGCGTTCACTTTCAAGACTTTCCAAAG AGCAACAAATCTGAGTTTATGTCACTTGTGTCCGTCACCACTAGCCCAAAACTAGTTGCCCACGGATCCGGCCCGACCACTGAGGCATCACACGACGCAGCGTCAATGACTGCCCTGAAGTTGCTTTCTGAAATGGACAAACAGCACGAAATGCCATAA
- the LOC140060524 gene encoding double-stranded RNA-binding protein Staufen homolog 2-like isoform X2, with protein sequence MSQFLGTKQTSQAIHHVNNSIMLSNHTTPATVNTVLPGQATPDNNSSVLQGPTEMAAAATRPAASPTSLSTNLTEASKDVVVPTEMGPQMANPKEKTPMCLLNELARFNRLQPKYELTDQTGPPHLKVFRVQLCLGDKKYEATGSSIKKAQHEAAKQALMESTLPKPLPRPPSSRPHKFNPNPDALTATVLLNGYSMKKGVPINYSTVPSTQIDGGGGVQSHVYPYTPSHHQQQVYYSSYRHPHPRGVYRHPPRTFSVVLNIASKEYTGEGRNMKEAKQNAATKALHDLKEAGEDVTTLTKDQATSTASCDVQTETAVASCEVAEPGKSEISLVYELAHPHNLNVQFEVLDESGPAHMKKFRMKCTCGDFVCEGEGLSKKQAKHIAANAMLKKLCTLPRVTTLYRPRPRFPKKSKKTKSISKAAATSPELNAALNPISRLVQILQKQEKKVEAMFSVIQEKKLPVRRREFTIQCMAGPHKCTGVGPTKKTAKKAAAEEMLRLMGYESEQVPSVRPALKKASAETGTKDEKADRKVTFAADAKGRSHGLVPGLLPMLPGMTSPGFAGINRVPPVSSNNKQSQTTAVIARELLTNGHSETAAELIKAGKSHTIGLDEDAKLVRPKTQLEYLGQLQGLGVHFQDFPKSNKSEFMSLVSVTTSPKLVAHGSGPTTEASHDAASMTALKLLSEMDKQHEMP encoded by the exons ATGTCTCAATTCCTTGGAACCAAGCAGACAAGCCAGGCAATACACCATGTTAATAACAGCATAATGTTGTCCAATCATACAACACCTGCTACTGTTAACACAGTGTTGCCAGGACAGGCAACACCAGACAACAACAGTTCAGTGTTGCAAGGTCCGACCGAGATGGCTGCGGCAGCCACTCGGCCTGCTGCGAGTCCAACAAGTTTGAGCACCAACCTCACAGAAGCAAGCAAAGATGTTGTT GTTCCAACTGAGATGGGTCCTCAGATGGCAAACCCCAAAGAGAAGACGCCTATGTGCCTTCTAAACGAACTAGCCCGCTTTAACCGGCTTCAACCAAAGTACGAACTAACAGACCAAACAGGACCTCCACACTTAAAAGTCTTCAGAGTACAACTATGTCTTGGTGATAAGAAATATGAAGCCACTGGTTCAAGTATTAAAAAAGCTCAGCACGAAGCAGCCAAACAAGCTTTGATGGAATCAACTCTTCCGAAACCATTGCCCAGACCGCCTTCCTCGCGCCCTCACAAGTTCAATCCAAACCCGGATGCGTTGACTGCCACCGTGTTACTGAATGGATACAGCATGAAGAAAGGTGTACCCATTAATTATTCAACTGTGCCATCCACGCAAATCGATGGCGGTGGCGGTGTTCAATCACATGTCTATCCATATACACCTTCGCATCATCAGCAGCAGGTGTACTATTCCAGCTATCGTCATCCACATCCACGCGGTGTATACAG GCATCCTCCACGCACATTTAGCGTTGTTTTAAACATAGCCAGTAAAGAATATACTGGAGAGGGCCGAAACATGAAAGAAGCCAAACAGAATGCTGCTACCAAGGCCTTGCATGACCTTAAAGAAGCTGGAGAAGATGTCACAACTCTTACTAAAGACCAG gcTACAAGCACGGCATCCTGTGATGTGCAGACTGAAACAGCTGTTG cttcATGTGAAGTAGCTGAACCAGGGAAGTCTGAGATCAGTCTAGTCTATGAACTTGCTCACCCACATAATCTCAATGTACAGTTTGAA GTACTTGACGAGTCTGGTCCCGCACACATGAAAAAGTTTAGGATGAAGTGTACCTGCGGTGATTTTGTATGTGAAGGAGAAGGGCTGTCAAAGAAACAGGCCAAGCACATTGCAGCAAATGCTATGCTAAAGAAGCTATGCACTCTACCAAGGGTAACAACTCTGTACAGGCCTAGGCCACGCTTTCCAAAGAAAAGCAAGAAAACCAAGTCTATTTCTAAA GCTGCTGCTACAAGTCCTGAGCTAAATGCTGCCCTCAATCCCATCAGCCGACTTGTCCAGATTCTTCAGAAACAAGAGAAGAAAGTAGAGGCCATGTTTTCAGTGATTCAAGAAAAAAAGTTGCCTGTTAGAAGACGAGAGTTCACAATTCAG TGTATGGCTGGCCCTCACAAGTGCACAGGTGTGGGACCAACCAAAAAAACAGCCAAGAAAGCTGCGGCAGAGGAAATGCTGAGACTTATGGGATACGAAAGCGAACAAGTGCCAAGTGTCCGGCCAGCACTGAAGAAGGCATCAGCAGAAACAGGG ACAAAAGATGAAAAAGCAGACAGGAAAGTTACATTTGCTGCAGATGCAAAAG GACGATCCCATGGGCTTGTACCAGGACTGCTTCCAATGTTACCTGGAATGACCTCGCCAGGATTTGCAG gtaTTAACCGTGTACCGCCAGTATCATCCAACAACAAGCAGTCGCAGACGACCGCAGTGATCGCACGTGAACTGCTGACAAACGGACACTCTGAGACGGCGGCAGAACTAATCAAAGCTGGTAAATCACATACTATAGGCTTAGATGAAGACGCAAAGTTGGTGCGCCCTAAAACTCAGCTAGAATATTTAGGTCAACTTCAAGGACTAGGCGTTCACTTTCAAGACTTTCCAAAG AGCAACAAATCTGAGTTTATGTCACTTGTGTCCGTCACCACTAGCCCAAAACTAGTTGCCCACGGATCCGGCCCGACCACTGAGGCATCACACGACGCAGCGTCAATGACTGCCCTGAAGTTGCTTTCTGAAATGGACAAACAGCACGAAATGCCATAA
- the LOC140049495 gene encoding putative carbonic anhydrase 3, which yields MKLYLNLVTVCLLFNSVFAGSSVYTYDNVNEWPTLFPESCAGSRQSPIDVESDEAEYKAFDEFVIAGYDDESVAQTLVNNGHTVQLAFEGDYNISGGGLPDAYHAAQIHFHWGSIDSQGSEHTVDGQHYPAEMHIVHVKDGMELADAVNDPIGLAVLGVHIEVGDVDNEDFVPILAAVQQLKDNEVATLNSTIILSHLLPDSTDHFYRYDGSLTTPSCNEAVIWTVFEKSIVLSSEQMEIFRALDDNDGHTLSDNWRPPQPRLDRVLYKSYYTDPSVASMSTMSVMTLIVAAVFVRLSSF from the exons CTGTATACACATATGATAACG ttAATGAGTGGCCGACATTATTTCCGGAAAGCTGTGCTGGCTCACGGCAATCTCCCATTGATGTCGAATCTGACGAAGCAGAGTATAAAGCATTTGACGAGTTTGTTATAGCTGGATACGATGATGAATCTGTTGCACAAACCTTGGTTAACAATGGTCACACAG TCCAACTGGCTTTCGAAGGCGACTATAATATCAGTGGTGGTGGCCTACCGGATGCGTACCACGCAGCTCAAATTCACTTTCATTGGGGCTCGATTGATAGTCAAGGCTCTGAGCACACAGTTGATGGACAACATTATCCGGCTGAG ATGCACATTGTGCACGTGAAAGATGGTATGGAACTTGCTGATGCTGTTAATGATCCGATTGGTCTTGCCGTTCTTGGCGTTCATATTGAG GTAGGAGATGTTGATAATGAGGATTTCGTGCCGATATTGGCTGCCGTTCAGCAGCTTAAAGACAACG AAGTGGCTACGCTCAACAGTACAATTATCTTGTCGCATCTTCTACCCGATTCCACCGACCACTTCTACCGATACGATGGGTCGCTAACTACGCCTTCGTGTAACGAAGCTGTAATATGGACTGTCTTTGAGAAATCCATTGTACTTTCATCAGAACAG ATGGAAATATTTCGAGCTCTTGACGATAACGATGGACATACCCTCTCTGACAACTGGCGTCCACCACAGCCACGTCTCGACAGGGTTCTCTACAAGTCATATTACACAGACCCTAGCGTCGCCAGCATGTCTACAATGTCGGTAATGACACTGATAGTTGCGGCTGTTTTCGTGCGTCTATCATCCTTTTAG